In a single window of the Mesoplodon densirostris isolate mMesDen1 chromosome 18, mMesDen1 primary haplotype, whole genome shotgun sequence genome:
- the ASPA gene encoding aspartoacylase translates to MISCHAVEDPIKKVAIFGGTHGNELTGVFLVKHWLENGTEIQRTGLEVKPFITNPRAVKECTRYIDCDLNRVFGPENLGIKMSEDLPYEVRRAQEINHLFGPKDSEDSYDIIFDLHNTTSNMGCTLILEDSRNDFLIQMFHYIKTSLAPLPCYVYLIEHPSLRYATTRSIAKYPVGIEVGPQPQGVLRADILDQMRKMIKHALDFIHNFNEGKEFPPCAIEVYKIMEKVDYPRNESGEIAAIIHPKLQDQDWKPLHPGDPVFLTLDGKTIPLGGDHTVYPVFVNEAAYYEKKEAFAKTAKLTLNAKSIRSSLH, encoded by the exons ATGATTTCTTGTCACGCTGTTGAAGATCCTATTAAAAAGGTTGCTATCTTTGGAGGAACTCATGGGAATGAACTAACAGGAGTATTCTTAGTTAAGCACTGGCTGGAGAACGGCACTGAGATTCAGAGAACAGGGCTGGAAGTAAAACCATTTATTACCAACCCAAGAGCAGTGAAGGAGTGCACCAGATATATTGACTGTGACCTGAATCGAGTTTTTGGACCTGAAAATCTTGG CATAAAAATGTCAGAGGATTTGCCATATGAAGTGAGAAGGGCTcaagaaataaatcatttatttggTCCAAAAGATAGTGAAGATTCCTATGACATTATTTTTGACCTTCACAACACTACTTCTAATATGGGGTGCACTCTTATTCTTGAAGATTCCAGGAATGACTTTTTAATTCAGATGTTTCATTATATTAAG ACTTCTTTGGCTCCATTACCCTGCTATGTTTACCTTATTGAGCATCCTTCCCTCAGATATGCAACCACTCGTTCTATAGCCAAGTATCCTGTTG GTATAGAAGTTGGTCCCCAACCTCAAGGGGTTCTGAGAGCTGACATTCTggatcaaatgagaaaaatgattaAACATGCTCTTGATTTTATACATAATTTCAATGAAG GAAAAGAATTTCCTCCCTGTGCTATTGAAGTCTATAAAATAATGGAGAAAGTtgattatcccaggaatgaaagtgGAGAAATTGCTGCTATTATCCACCCTAAACTGCAG GATCAAGACTGGAAACCATTGCACCCTGGGGATCCTGTGTTTTTAACTCTTGATGGAAAGACTATTCCATTGGGCGGAGACCATACCGTGTACCCAGTGTTTGTAAACGAGGCTGCAtattatgaaaagaaagaagCTTTCGCAAAGACAGCTAAACTAACACTCAATGCGAAAAGTATTCGCTCCTCTTTACATTAG